From a single Nostoc flagelliforme CCNUN1 genomic region:
- a CDS encoding RICIN domain-containing protein, with protein MKPKFKKRTAIAVGFVGSVLWGTTCILENQNAIAQVAGGMFIVNELSKKCLDVAGNTGSGVVNGTQLVLNECEISGFNSSGGITDQKWEFIRGGFIKNKLSNKCIDVVGKPGTTNFLLLQLNECETSGFSSPGVATDQRWEYIGAGFIRNGLSNRCIDVGGDAATANNKILQLYDCELSGFSPGSGKPSDQRWGWQPSP; from the coding sequence GTGAAACCTAAGTTTAAAAAGCGCACAGCGATCGCAGTTGGCTTTGTCGGATCGGTGTTATGGGGAACAACTTGCATTTTAGAAAATCAAAATGCTATTGCACAAGTTGCAGGGGGAATGTTTATAGTAAACGAACTGTCAAAGAAGTGCCTTGATGTAGCTGGAAATACTGGTTCTGGCGTAGTTAATGGTACGCAATTGGTACTTAATGAATGCGAAATATCTGGATTTAATAGTTCTGGTGGAATTACAGATCAGAAATGGGAATTTATCCGTGGGGGATTTATCAAAAATAAATTATCCAACAAATGTATTGATGTCGTAGGAAAACCTGGCACAACTAATTTTTTGCTATTGCAACTTAATGAATGCGAAACATCTGGATTTAGTAGTCCTGGGGTAGCCACAGACCAAAGGTGGGAATACATTGGTGCAGGATTTATCAGAAATGGATTATCCAACAGATGCATTGATGTAGGAGGAGATGCTGCCACAGCTAATAATAAGATATTGCAACTTTATGATTGCGAACTATCTGGATTTAGCCCCGGTTCTGGCAAACCCTCTGATCAGAGGTGGGGGTGGCAACCAAGCCCTTAA
- a CDS encoding IS4 family transposase, with translation MPTKKPRNPDHVRRPNAPLADNEAISEHLKHLLSPAIYAQSAYYRSLGLRDRVLNLTLMVAAILTLIWRQVPSVGELTRMLEQEELLWGKTVRISQQALSQRFLSFPSELFERVFHDLLPLLRSRWDVREKRPLPAAVKYARNHFENIWIADGSTLEALFRKLDSLSDVPQGKLAGKICTVIDLLTRLPVQVWFHTNPLAHDTNFLDDLINIASAKTLLVLDRGFYDFGFFLRLIAKQVNFITRIKSNAAFDVERILSYDYTFRDRVIFFNTEDKHQKILRLRLIEVKQGKTWYAYITSVLDPQILPPYVVADLYARRWRIEEAFNTAKRLLRLSYLWTGSINGVKLQVWATPVILRSFNRPCRCCC, from the coding sequence ATGCCAACCAAAAAACCGAGAAACCCTGACCATGTTCGTCGTCCCAATGCACCACTTGCAGATAATGAAGCAATTAGCGAACACTTAAAACACCTGCTAAGTCCAGCAATATACGCTCAAAGTGCCTATTATCGTAGCCTGGGATTACGCGATCGCGTACTCAATCTCACATTAATGGTCGCGGCAATATTGACACTTATTTGGAGACAAGTGCCATCAGTCGGAGAACTAACCCGAATGTTGGAACAGGAAGAATTGCTATGGGGAAAAACAGTTAGAATATCGCAGCAAGCCTTATCACAGAGGTTTCTTAGTTTTCCATCAGAACTATTTGAACGTGTTTTTCATGATTTGTTACCATTGCTGCGATCGCGTTGGGATGTTCGTGAAAAACGACCTCTACCAGCAGCAGTCAAATATGCACGGAACCATTTTGAGAATATATGGATTGCCGATGGGTCAACACTTGAAGCTTTGTTTCGTAAATTAGATAGCCTAAGCGATGTGCCACAAGGTAAGTTGGCTGGCAAGATATGTACGGTGATTGATTTGTTAACACGATTACCTGTACAAGTTTGGTTTCATACCAATCCATTGGCACACGATACTAATTTTCTCGATGATTTAATTAATATTGCTAGTGCTAAAACCTTGCTAGTTCTTGACCGTGGCTTTTATGATTTTGGTTTTTTCTTGCGCTTAATTGCCAAACAAGTTAATTTTATTACTCGTATTAAATCAAATGCAGCATTTGATGTTGAGCGGATTTTGAGCTACGACTACACATTTAGAGACCGTGTAATTTTCTTTAACACAGAAGATAAACACCAAAAAATATTACGTTTACGCTTAATCGAAGTCAAGCAAGGCAAAACTTGGTATGCCTATATTACCTCTGTTTTAGACCCTCAAATTCTTCCACCCTACGTCGTCGCTGACCTTTATGCAAGACGATGGAGAATTGAAGAAGCATTTAATACTGCTAAACGCTTGCTTCGATTAAGTTATCTATGGACTGGTTCAATTAATGGTGTCAAACTTCAAGTTTGGGCAACGCCGGTTATTTTACGCAGTTTTAATCGACCTTGCAGATGCTGTTGCTGA
- a CDS encoding two-partner secretion domain-containing protein, which produces MSGLGFTHWGALVTIAFGVSFCTIDYADYANAQITPDGTLPNNSSVTREGDTFNITGGTQAGSNLFHSFGEFSVNTGGIASFNNPLDIQNIISRVTGGSVSNIDGIISTLGTANLFLINPNGIVFGQNAQLNIGGSFVASTANALQFGNRGFFSATDKNIPSPLLTIDPSALLFNQINQNATIQNNSVAFAGTDLAGFNAFGLRVPNGKSLLLVGGNVSMNGGQLNAYSGRVELGGLGEPGTVALGVDGDNLRLRFPENVTRSEVSLTNQAAIYVEGAGGDDIAVNAKNLEILGGTVLSAGIGQGLGTPETIGGDITLNATGEIKVAGGSIVLNLVRLGSQGNGGNITIDSGSFSLQNSAQLAASTLGQGNAGNVTVWARDAVFLTDNTAIFSTVEAGGVGKGGNIDINAATLSLTDSARFEASTSGLGNAGNVTVWARDAVSLADNAYIFSTVQPGGVGKGGNIDINAARLSLIDGGILLTITREASDTQPAGRGNAGNVNVKVTGTVDITGEKDGFASGISSRAETGTVSNAGNITIDSGDFSLQDGAQLSASTLGQGDAGNVTVRAQNAVSIADANILSTVEAGGVSKGGNIDINAATLSLKDGAQLLTITRSASDSQPAGRGDAGNVNINVTGSVDIAGEKNGLKSGIFSSVSTGTVSNGGNITVDSGDFSLRDSAQLSASTSGLGNAGNVKVRAQDAVSIADANILSTVEAGGVSKGGNIDINAATLSLKDGAQLLTITRGASATQPAGRGDAGNVNINVTGSVDIAGEKNGLSSAIASSVETGAVGNGGNITIDSGSFSLRERTGLQASTSGLGNAGNVTVRARDAVSLADAKILSTVEAGGVGEGGNIDINAATLSLKDGAQLQTLTRGASATQPAGRGDAGNVNINVTGVVDITSEKNGFPSGILSNLDTGTVGNGGNIIIDSGSFSLRERTGLQASTSGLGNAGNVIVRARDAVSLAGQLTAILSTVEPGGVGKGGNININAATLSLVNGAQLLTATRNASNTQPAGRGDAGNVNINVTDAVDISGEKNDFASGIFSLVQTGTVGNGGNIAIDSGSFSLRDGAQLSAETLGQGNAGTIKVNAAAQVNISGKSSNFNSGLFVNSQSPTGTAGDIIVTSPRITLDNSGRLNAESASGNGGDINLQTDLLLLRRGAQISTTAGTAEAGGDGGNINIDVPSGFIVAVPNENSDIAANAFTGAGGRVNIKANGIYGIEFRESSTPLSDITASSEFGTQGTVELNTPGIDPNSGLVALPTVAVDTQIAQGCYSPGYAQNSFIITGRGGLPPNPREAFSSNIVRPEWATLGPSNDINSQQTIKENPPIPTPPAPIVEATGWGTNTKGEIVLTANASTGTPHKNWQQSPVTCSSAKSADN; this is translated from the coding sequence ATGTCAGGTTTGGGTTTTACTCATTGGGGTGCTTTAGTAACTATCGCTTTCGGTGTCAGCTTTTGTACCATTGATTATGCTGATTATGCGAACGCTCAAATTACTCCAGATGGCACTTTACCAAATAACTCTAGTGTCACAAGAGAGGGCGACACCTTTAACATTACTGGAGGAACACAAGCAGGAAGTAATTTGTTTCACAGTTTTGGTGAGTTTTCTGTGAATACTGGTGGTATTGCTTCCTTTAATAATCCTCTAGATATTCAAAATATTATTAGTCGAGTTACAGGTGGCTCAGTTTCTAATATTGATGGGATAATCAGCACGTTGGGTACGGCTAACCTGTTTCTAATTAATCCCAATGGAATTGTATTTGGTCAGAATGCTCAATTAAATATTGGTGGTTCATTTGTGGCGAGTACAGCGAATGCTCTGCAATTTGGAAATCGAGGATTTTTTAGCGCTACTGATAAAAATATCCCCTCGCCGTTGTTGACTATTGATCCTTCAGCATTGCTGTTTAATCAGATTAATCAAAACGCAACGATTCAAAATAACTCAGTTGCATTTGCAGGAACAGATTTGGCAGGCTTTAATGCATTTGGTTTACGAGTACCAAATGGTAAGAGCTTACTGCTGGTGGGTGGTAATGTCAGCATGAATGGGGGACAATTAAATGCTTATAGCGGACGAGTTGAGTTAGGAGGGTTGGGCGAACCTGGTACTGTAGCGCTGGGTGTAGATGGCGATAATCTCCGCTTGAGATTTCCTGAGAATGTGACGCGCTCTGAGGTATCCCTCACCAATCAAGCTGCAATATATGTAGAAGGGGCTGGTGGTGATGATATTGCAGTAAATGCCAAGAATCTAGAGATTTTAGGAGGAACCGTCCTAAGTGCTGGCATTGGGCAAGGTTTGGGGACACCTGAAACAATTGGGGGAGATATTACACTGAATGCTACCGGAGAAATCAAAGTTGCTGGCGGGAGTATAGTTCTCAATCTTGTGCGCTTAGGGTCACAAGGGAATGGGGGTAATATTACTATCGATTCTGGTTCCTTTTCGTTACAAAATAGCGCTCAACTTGCAGCCTCAACCCTTGGACAAGGGAATGCAGGGAATGTGACAGTGTGGGCACGAGATGCTGTTTTCCTTACTGATAATACTGCCATCTTCAGCACGGTGGAAGCTGGGGGTGTCGGTAAGGGTGGCAATATCGACATCAATGCTGCAACACTGTCGCTTACTGATAGCGCTCGATTTGAAGCTTCAACTTCAGGACTTGGGAATGCGGGGAATGTGACAGTGTGGGCACGAGATGCTGTTTCTCTTGCAGATAATGCTTATATCTTCAGCACGGTACAACCTGGAGGTGTCGGTAAAGGTGGCAATATCGACATCAATGCTGCAAGATTATCACTAATTGATGGTGGTATACTGCTAACCATTACTCGTGAAGCATCTGATACCCAACCAGCAGGACGGGGAAATGCAGGCAATGTCAATGTGAAAGTAACAGGTACTGTTGATATTACTGGCGAGAAAGACGGTTTTGCAAGTGGTATTAGCAGCAGAGCGGAAACTGGGACAGTTAGCAATGCGGGTAACATTACTATCGATTCTGGTGACTTCTCATTACAAGACGGCGCTCAACTTTCTGCCTCAACATTAGGACAAGGGGATGCGGGAAATGTGACAGTGCGGGCACAAAATGCTGTTTCTATTGCAGATGCTAACATTCTCAGCACAGTAGAAGCTGGAGGTGTAAGTAAGGGAGGTAATATCGATATTAATGCTGCAACCCTCTCGCTAAAAGATGGCGCTCAACTGTTAACCATAACTCGTAGTGCATCTGATAGCCAGCCAGCAGGACGGGGGGATGCGGGGAATGTCAATATTAATGTTACTGGGTCAGTTGATATTGCTGGGGAGAAAAATGGTTTGAAGAGTGGGATTTTCAGTAGTGTGTCCACGGGGACAGTTAGCAATGGGGGTAACATTACTGTCGATTCTGGTGACTTCTCATTACGAGACAGCGCTCAACTTTCTGCCTCAACTTCAGGACTTGGGAATGCGGGGAATGTAAAAGTGCGGGCACAAGATGCTGTTTCTATTGCAGATGCTAACATTCTTAGCACAGTAGAAGCTGGAGGTGTAAGTAAGGGAGGTAATATCGATATTAATGCTGCAACCCTCTCGCTAAAAGATGGCGCTCAACTGTTAACTATTACTCGTGGTGCATCTGCTACCCAGCCAGCAGGACGGGGGGATGCGGGGAATGTCAATATTAATGTTACTGGGTCAGTTGATATTGCTGGGGAGAAAAACGGTTTATCCAGTGCAATTGCTAGCTCGGTGGAGACAGGGGCAGTTGGCAATGGGGGTAACATTACTATCGATTCTGGTTCCTTCTCATTACGCGAGCGCACTGGACTTCAAGCCTCAACTTCAGGACTTGGGAATGCGGGGAATGTAACAGTGCGGGCACGAGATGCTGTTTCTCTTGCAGATGCTAAGATTCTCAGCACGGTGGAAGCTGGAGGTGTAGGTGAAGGAGGTAATATCGATATTAACGCTGCAACCCTCTCGCTAAAAGATGGCGCTCAATTGCAAACCTTGACTCGTGGTGCATCTGCTACCCAGCCAGCAGGACGGGGGGATGCGGGGAATGTCAATATTAATGTTACTGGGGTTGTTGATATTACTAGCGAGAAAAATGGTTTTCCCAGTGGCATTCTCAGCAATTTGGATACAGGGACAGTTGGCAATGGGGGTAACATTATTATCGATTCTGGTTCCTTCTCATTACGCGAGCGCACTGGACTTCAAGCCTCAACTTCAGGACTTGGAAATGCGGGGAATGTAATAGTGCGGGCACGAGATGCTGTTTCTCTTGCAGGTCAACTAACTGCTATCCTTAGCACGGTGGAACCAGGAGGCGTAGGTAAAGGAGGCAATATCAACATCAATGCTGCAACACTTTCATTAGTTAATGGTGCTCAACTGCTAACCGCTACTCGTAACGCATCTAATACCCAGCCAGCAGGACGGGGGGATGCGGGGAATGTCAACATTAATGTTACTGACGCTGTTGATATTAGTGGAGAGAAAAATGATTTTGCAAGTGGGATTTTTAGCTTGGTGCAAACTGGGACAGTTGGCAATGGTGGCAACATTGCTATCGATTCTGGTTCCTTCTCATTACGTGATGGTGCTCAACTTTCTGCCGAAACCCTTGGACAAGGCAATGCAGGCACAATCAAAGTTAATGCTGCTGCTCAAGTCAACATTTCTGGCAAGAGTTCAAACTTTAACAGTGGCTTGTTCGTTAACTCCCAAAGTCCAACGGGTACTGCTGGAGATATTATCGTCACCTCACCTAGAATTACCCTAGACAACAGTGGCAGACTCAACGCCGAATCTGCATCGGGTAACGGTGGCGATATCAACTTACAAACTGATTTACTCCTTCTGCGTCGTGGCGCTCAAATCTCTACCACCGCAGGTACGGCAGAAGCTGGTGGCGATGGTGGCAACATTAATATTGATGTTCCGTCGGGCTTTATCGTTGCCGTGCCTAATGAAAATAGTGACATTGCTGCCAATGCTTTTACAGGTGCGGGTGGGAGAGTAAATATCAAAGCGAATGGCATTTATGGTATTGAGTTTCGTGAAAGTTCAACTCCCTTGAGTGACATTACTGCTAGTTCAGAATTTGGTACACAAGGCACTGTAGAACTAAACACACCTGGTATCGACCCCAACAGTGGCTTAGTTGCGCTACCCACAGTAGCTGTAGACACTCAGATAGCGCAGGGCTGTTACAGTCCAGGTTATGCTCAGAACAGCTTTATTATCACTGGACGCGGTGGTTTACCTCCTAACCCCAGAGAAGCTTTTAGTAGCAATATAGTTCGACCAGAGTGGGCAACTCTGGGCCCAAGCAATGATATTAACTCTCAGCAAACTATCAAAGAAAATCCCCCTATCCCCACACCACCAGCACCGATTGTCGAAGCTACTGGGTGGGGAACTAATACTAAAGGTGAGATAGTACTTACAGCCAACGCATCTACTGGCACTCCCCACAAAAACTGGCAGCAGTCACCAGTTACTTGTAGTTCTGCAAAATCTGCTGACAATTAA
- a CDS encoding filamentous hemagglutinin N-terminal domain-containing protein produces MSGLGFTHWGALAAIAVGVNFCTIDYADYANAQITPDGTLPNNSSVTREGDTFNITGGTQAGSNLFHSFGEFSVNTGGTASFNNALDIQNIITRVTGESVSNIDIDGLIRTLGTANLFLTNPNGIVFGENASLNVGGSFVATSANALQFGNRGFFSATDKNIPSELLTVNPSALLFNQINHNGEIQNNSAAPAGTDPAGLNAFGLRVPDGKSLLLVGGNVSMDGGRLVTS; encoded by the coding sequence ATGTCAGGTTTGGGTTTTACTCATTGGGGTGCTTTAGCGGCTATCGCTGTCGGTGTCAACTTTTGTACCATTGATTATGCTGATTATGCGAACGCTCAAATTACTCCAGATGGCACTTTACCAAATAACTCTAGTGTCACAAGAGAGGGCGACACCTTTAACATTACTGGAGGAACACAAGCAGGAAGTAATTTGTTTCACAGTTTTGGTGAGTTTTCTGTGAATACTGGTGGCACTGCTTCTTTTAATAATGCTCTAGATATTCAAAATATAATTACTCGAGTAACGGGTGAATCAGTTTCTAATATTGATATTGATGGGTTAATTCGCACGTTGGGTACGGCTAACCTATTTCTAACAAATCCCAATGGAATTGTATTTGGTGAAAATGCTTCATTAAATGTTGGTGGTTCCTTTGTGGCGACTAGTGCGAATGCACTGCAATTTGGAAATCGAGGATTTTTTAGTGCTACTGATAAAAATATCCCTTCAGAGTTGTTGACTGTTAATCCTTCAGCATTGCTGTTTAATCAGATTAATCATAACGGAGAAATTCAAAATAACTCAGCAGCACCCGCAGGAACAGACCCAGCAGGTTTAAACGCATTTGGTTTACGAGTACCAGATGGTAAGAGTTTACTGCTGGTGGGTGGGAATGTCAGCATGGATGGGGGACGATTAGTAACAAGTTAA